CGTTCGTGAGTATGGCGAAGACGCTGGCAAAGTCTTGCAGCACGATAAAGCAGTAGCGGCTGCACAGGGTAAAACGAAAGTTACTCGCAGCTCTATCGCTCCAGAACTCAGCATCAAGAACGCACGGCGGTTTGTCGAGCTGATGGCTCAGGCAGCGATCAGTGATGATGGTGTGTTTACTCTCGAAGGTGCAGCCCTGGCTGAAGCCTTATCCATTATTGATGAGCATAAAGCGATTGCTGAAGCACGCGAAACCTACCGTATGTCACAGCCAATTCCGACCACTGAGATTCGCGGAAAATCCCTTCATGTGATGCTCGACGGCAAGGATATTGGTCGGGCCTCAATTTATCGCGGTAAAACTGTCTGGCTGGACGTGGGTGATAAAACCATTGTAGCCAGCCAGTCAAAAGCAGTGGCCCACTTCGTTAAGCAACACAAACTGCAACAGGAAAGCAATCATGACAGCCAATAAACCAATGACCAGCGAACAGCTAAGCGACCTGATGACGGTTGCAATCAGTATGCAGCGCGATAGTGAAAAAGCAGGTGACCGCCCCGCCGCTATGTTCGCGTATGCAGTTCAGGTGGCTGTTCTGGAACTGCGTAAGGTCCGTGCTGATGTTTTGGCGCTTGCTGTGGAGAATACTGCACTGAAGGAATTTATTGTTAGTGACTGCCATGTCGCCCATTTTGAGCCAGATACTTTCTACGAAGAAGAAGTTACCCGTTACGTCAGTGCTGATGGCTATGAGCCTGAAACCCCAGCCACATCAGCATTTCTTGCCGAAGTGCGGGCTCAGGCCCACAAAGAAGGCGCTCACTTTGTTGCGAACAGGATGCTTGCTGCTTGGGATGCAGGGTTCATTGAGGATACGGCGAAGAACGCTGCTGATATTGCCCGGATGATTCTGACCTCAACTGAGTTTATGCCTGATGCGCCGGAAGGTGACTTCGATCGGTCGTTCGCTGATGGCGTTCTTGGAGACATCGCCGCCCAGCTTCGCCAGGGTGATGCGGTATGAGCAACATCAACAACCAGGCGCTGCGAGAAGCTGCGGCGAAATTTCGGGAAACATTCGCCGCTCATTGTCAAAACCCTAAGAATTATGACGCACTGGATGCCTGGGATAAGGCTACCAGCGAATTTGCATCCGTGGTTAATAACGACGAACTCAATATTATTGCGTCACTGCTGGATGAAATGGAAACCGAAGAGGGCTATCGAAAAGGCGCATTTCTGGCATGTAGCCGCTGGCACGACAAGTTCAGAGAGGCTGAGGCCAAACTGGAGGCCGCAGAGAAGCACATCGCTGAGCTGGAAAAGCGTGAGCCTGATTTGTACCTGTGCCGCGTAGTTCGTAATGGTGAAGATGTTTATTCGCCATGCGGTAAGGATTACCCGCGCGGACGAGGTTATTACGCCGCTGGCATCTCAGTAAAAGGGGAATGACATGAGCGTATTACGTATTAAATGGGCTGGCTATTGCCCCAAATGCGACAGCGATGAGCTGGATGTTCACACCGAGAAAGGGACTACCGAATTCCTTTACGCTGGTGACGGCGTTGTTTGCTCAGTGTGCGGAGAAAAAGGCGAGATAGATTGCGAAGATGACCACGCCTTCGCGGTGTGGGACTGGGAGGACTAACCCATGACATTCACCAAAGAGCAGTTATGGCGAGCAAGCTAATTCAACGGCGAACGCGCCGACTTAAATCCGATGTGGCCTGGTGGATGGCTGAAGCCGCCGACTCGAAGCAAATCGCAATGGAACACGCACTGGAGATCGAGAGGCTACGCGCTCTGGTTATTCGCGTGCCGATGCCGGTGATTGTCCCGCGTGATATGGCCCACCAGCTCTATCACACCGAAACAAAAAGATGCCGTACCTGCAATGATGGACTCCGCGGCGGATGCTCATCTTGCGTATTCAATAAACAGTAACCGGGTGCAGCCGGGAAAAGTGGAGGATTTATGCGTACAGATTTTTTGAAGGGAACAGAAGTGACGGGGGGTGTGAGGTAGATATGGCTAACATTGAAATGATTGATGAGAAAGAGGCGATGAGCATGCTTAAGGTATCTTCCAGAGCCACTATCTGGAAATACACCGAATATCATAATTTTCCAAAGCCGATCAGAACCCACCCCAAACAGTACCTGAAGTCTGCGGTGGAGAACTGGATTTTAAGTGGCGGAATTAACCGGATATCTTCTTAATGTGTTCGAATATCTTTTCTGCGTAAAGCTCATAGGCGGCTTTCTGTTCAGCAATCCAGTCGTGTTTGTTATAGACAGAAAGCACGCCTCCCAGTTCGTGACCCAGCATCTTCTCTATAACGTGTGGCGCTACCCCTTCCTCAGATAATCTGGTAGCCAATGTCCGCCTGAAGTCGTGCGCAGAAAACTCACCAAAGCCCAGCGACGCTTGAATCCTCCCAAGGTATCGGTTAGCTCCGGCGATAGTCATAGACTTCTTCAGATCGGGTCCTGGGAAAAGTACGTTCCCATAAGTCATTTCAGCTTTTTTAAGTAAATCGTCAGCAGCATCGAATAAAGGTCTGCGGATCATCTTTTTCGTTTTACTCTTGTCAGCCGGAACGACCCACACACCCTCTTCACGGTCAAATTCATCTTTCACCGACAGTCTGAGCTCGCTGTTTCTTGCCCCGTACAGCATCAACAATTGATGGAGTAATTTGTTAGACGTTGATCCCCTGCTTCTCTCGATAGCAAGCCAGATTTTAGCTAACTGGTTATAACTAAGCGTAACCTCTCCCACTGAAGACTTAACGCCAACGTCTTTCGGCTGGATCAGCATTAGCTCTGTTGTGCCAATAAATTGCCGCCTGGAACACCAGCCAATAGCTGATCGCAACTGAACGAGAAGTTGCCTGGCACGTCGGGGATTAATTTTCTCTTCCTCAGTAAACCTCTCCACCCAGAGCCTAACCGGAATCTCTTCTATAGGCATGCCTGCAAAGGCATCACTCATATGCTTGATCACCGTCGACTTATAGAGGGCTTTAGTTTTCTCACGAAGGGATGTTTCGACATAGTTTTCCTGCCAGTAATCGAGACACTCTTTTACGGTAGGCTTTTTCTTTGCGCGACCACTTCCGGCCATCAATCGCGGATCTATTCCTCTGTCGACTGACTCCCTTAAATCTGCAACCATGTTACGAGCTTCACGGATGGTTAACGAAGGGTAGCGCCCAAGCCCAAGGCGGTGCTGCTTTCCTTCCCATCTGAAACGGAACTGGAAGCTTATAACCCCCTTAGGAGTTATACGAATACCCAGCCCGTCAGAATCTGTAATTTCTGCTGGACCTGAATATGGTTTACCATAGATAGAACGAAGCTTAGTGTCACTGATAGCCATTAATATTTTGTACTCAATAAATTAAGCGTTTATGTACTTATCCTGTACTCAATATGACATGTACAAACATTAACGACAATATTTCATCGTGTACAAACAAGAGCAATCAAAGGCAATGCATCAGGCATTAACAAGAAAATTCATGAGCATAGACAATCAGGCGTGTACATCAGGTGACAGACAAAATCGATAGCGTACAACCATCATTCCTCTTCCACGATTACGAAACCTTTGGTACCAGCCCCTCGCTGGACAGGCCATCGCAGTTTGCGGCGATCCGCACTGACGCTGATTTCACGATCATTGGCGAGCCGGAGGTTTTTTACTGTAAACCTGCCGATGATTACCTGCCGCAGCCTGGTGCTGTGATAGTCACAGGTATTACCCCGCAGGAAGCGCGTGAGAAAGGCGTAAACGAAGCGGAATTTGCACGTCGCATTCATGCACTTTTTACCGTGCCGAATACCTGCGTGGTGGGCTATAACAATATTCGCTTCGATGATGAAGTGACGCGCAACGTCCTGTACCGCAATTTTTACGATCCCTATGCCTGGAGCTGGCAAAACCGTAATTCACGCTGGGATTTACTGGACGTGATGCGCGCCTGCTATGCGCTGCGCCCGGAAGGAATCAACTGGCCAGAAAATGAAGACGGGCTGCCAAGCTTCCGTCTGGAACATTTGACCCGCGCCAACGGCATTGAACACAGCAATGCGCACGACGCCATGGCGGACGTCTATGCCACCATCGAGATGGCAAAGCGCGTCAAAACAGCGCAACCCAAACTGTTTGAGTATCTGCTGAGCCACCGCAATAAACAGAAACTGATGACGCTAATTGACGTCCCGCAAATGAAACCGCTGGTGCATATTTCCGGTATGTTCGGCGCCTGGCGTGGAAATACCAGTTGGGTCGCTCCGCTGGCGTGGCATCCTGATAACCGCAACGCGGTGATTATGGTCGATCTGGCCGGAGACATCACTCCGCTGCTTGAGCTGGACAGCGATGCGCTACGCGCGCGTTTATACACGCCTAAAAGTGAATTAGGCGAGGACGCGGCGGTGCCGGTTAAGCTGGTGCATATCAATAAATGTCCCGTGCTGGCGCAGGCAAATACGTTGCGCCCGGAAGACGCAGAGCGGCTGGGGATTAACCGTCAGCAGTGTCTGGATAATCTCAAAGTCCTGCGCGATAACCCGCAGGTTCGCGATAAAGTGGTGGCGATTTTTGCCGAAGCCGAACCGTTTGTCCCGTCGGATAATGTTGATGCACAGCTCTACAACGGCTTTTTCAGCGATGCTGATAGAGCCGCAATGAATATCGTTCTGCAAACCGATCCGCGCAACTTACCTGCTCTGGATATCACGTTTGCGGATAAACGTATTGAGAAGCTGATGTTTAACTATCGGGCGCGTAACTACCCCGGCACGCTGGACGAAAGCGAGCAGGAACGCTGGTTACAGCATCGCCGCAACGTCTTTACGCCTGAGTATTTACAATGTTATGCGCAAGAACTGGAAATGCTGTTTACGCAGTATGAAGGTGATGCGGAGAAACAGAATCTGTTGAAAGCGCTGTACCAATACGCACAAGAAATCGTTTAAACGTGCCC
This sequence is a window from Enterobacter sp. 638. Protein-coding genes within it:
- a CDS encoding ead/Ea22-like family protein; the protein is MSNINNQALREAAAKFRETFAAHCQNPKNYDALDAWDKATSEFASVVNNDELNIIASLLDEMETEEGYRKGAFLACSRWHDKFREAEAKLEAAEKHIAELEKREPDLYLCRVVRNGEDVYSPCGKDYPRGRGYYAAGISVKGE
- a CDS encoding AlpA family transcriptional regulator — encoded protein: MANIEMIDEKEAMSMLKVSSRATIWKYTEYHNFPKPIRTHPKQYLKSAVENWILSGGINRISS
- a CDS encoding site-specific integrase yields the protein MAISDTKLRSIYGKPYSGPAEITDSDGLGIRITPKGVISFQFRFRWEGKQHRLGLGRYPSLTIREARNMVADLRESVDRGIDPRLMAGSGRAKKKPTVKECLDYWQENYVETSLREKTKALYKSTVIKHMSDAFAGMPIEEIPVRLWVERFTEEEKINPRRARQLLVQLRSAIGWCSRRQFIGTTELMLIQPKDVGVKSSVGEVTLSYNQLAKIWLAIERSRGSTSNKLLHQLLMLYGARNSELRLSVKDEFDREEGVWVVPADKSKTKKMIRRPLFDAADDLLKKAEMTYGNVLFPGPDLKKSMTIAGANRYLGRIQASLGFGEFSAHDFRRTLATRLSEEGVAPHVIEKMLGHELGGVLSVYNKHDWIAEQKAAYELYAEKIFEHIKKISG
- the sbcB gene encoding exodeoxyribonuclease I; its protein translation is MTDKIDSVQPSFLFHDYETFGTSPSLDRPSQFAAIRTDADFTIIGEPEVFYCKPADDYLPQPGAVIVTGITPQEAREKGVNEAEFARRIHALFTVPNTCVVGYNNIRFDDEVTRNVLYRNFYDPYAWSWQNRNSRWDLLDVMRACYALRPEGINWPENEDGLPSFRLEHLTRANGIEHSNAHDAMADVYATIEMAKRVKTAQPKLFEYLLSHRNKQKLMTLIDVPQMKPLVHISGMFGAWRGNTSWVAPLAWHPDNRNAVIMVDLAGDITPLLELDSDALRARLYTPKSELGEDAAVPVKLVHINKCPVLAQANTLRPEDAERLGINRQQCLDNLKVLRDNPQVRDKVVAIFAEAEPFVPSDNVDAQLYNGFFSDADRAAMNIVLQTDPRNLPALDITFADKRIEKLMFNYRARNYPGTLDESEQERWLQHRRNVFTPEYLQCYAQELEMLFTQYEGDAEKQNLLKALYQYAQEIV